A segment of the Trifolium pratense cultivar HEN17-A07 linkage group LG7, ARS_RC_1.1, whole genome shotgun sequence genome:
TAACCTAAAATTAGGAACCTTTTTTTGGATACATTTATCACAGACAACAGATATATGTACACAGTTCATTATGCATTCATCCAACATGATGGAATAGAGATGAGTCATCTAACATATATTACCTTGGTTAAGGATTTACTCGATATCTGGAAATCTGTCCCAAAGACGTATCTTTGAATCCAAGTAAAAAGGAGGTTGACTGTTAAACTCTATATTGAAAAGCACATATCAGCACACACAGAAATATTTAATGGCTCACCTAGCGGCCGACAACACTAAATACCAAAGACTCCGGTCCTATATAGAAATAAATTGCAAgacaagaaaataataaaattaaaagcttCTACCTAACTTCATGGATCGCATGCATTCCTCATAACTCTCTGCTTCTTTAAGTGTTCCATCATGTAAACGTTTCTGTTTCTGGCAGAAAACAAAAATCTAAttgttgtaaataaatagtagatcttctaataaatataaacaagAATTGAACATTACCATTACCATGATGTGCCAGTAATGGCGCATCCCAGACATGGAAGATACAAGTGTAATGCAGATGCTTCCTTTTCGCTAGATCGCAACAAGGTGGGACTCGGTATGTGTTTAAGGGATGATCATGGTAGGTTTGTGGCTGCGAGAACAGAGTGGATAGAACCTACAGTCGACGTGGAGATTGGTGAAGCCATAGGCTTGCTGCATGCTCACAAATGGGTAGAAGAAATGCAGTTATATGACACTGACTTTGAAATGGATTGCAAAAAGATAGTCGACAGTCTTTACAGTAAAAGAACCTACCTCTTTGATCTTGGTGCTATTTTAAATGATTGTAGAAATATTCTAGCTTCTAATCTAGTGAACTCTGATGTTAAGTTGATTAGGAGACAAGCAAATGAAGTTGCTCATAGGCTTGCCGGGGCGGCTACATCTTTAGCTAGTTTCCATAATTTTATCATTATACCTTCTTgtatttacaaaattattattaatgaaatgagataagcatttttccgtaaaaaaaaagtaatggcGCATCCCAAAAGATGTGGTTTCTCCCCACCAAAGCAAGAATAGATGAATACTTTTGTGCATGTTGGTACAACCTATAGGTCATAatcctaaaaaacaaaaaatgataatttttaatcattataattattattattattattattattgtttttaaattttgttttttttttcaagaataaaaaactttttttttttagaaaaaacgatttaacaaaaataaatcttaTTTTTTGTCATGATTACCCCCTCACCTCTCCTCCCATACATCTACCTCGAAACAAACAGGCTataagggtggaatttctaaccactatactatttaaccacaaaaaaaacaacactttataaaaaaaaaaacataaacaatttttttttatgagaagaaacacaaacaatatttttcataaaaaaaaaaagaaagataaacaaTACTACTAAGTTTACTACTaactcattcaaaaaaaaaagtttactattaaccactaataatatataataaataataaagttaattactactCCCTCTATTCCTTTTTAATTGTTGTTTTAGATTACTGCACACATGAAAATGTAgaactttgatcactaatattttttattctctattataaaaaattatgaaaattttatactttaaaaatattcgtcgagacaaattgaacaacattttatatgctaatatttattttaatatattaataaaaaattacaatcaaaGTAAATTATATTACATTAATAGTGCGCACGATTCTCAAACGACAATTAAAAAGGAACGGAGAGagtatcaaatttactaaattacgctaaatattcataataaaatttctaatttttgattaaaaatataaggaccattatttgtcactaaaacataaaaaattgaataaataagtttgcaagaaaaacacaataattccacttatatttgaacaatattatataacaattttttaaaatatttaattctaaataaatttcctaccttaatataatgacaaatttaaatatcgaataaaagtcaatggacCCATGTAAAAgtacgggtctttaaactagtttgttattaaaaaaaccaaaaatcacggaatatatatatttataagtaaTTGATGGTTGTGTTAAATATGCTAGAATCTCATCCCAAAAGCTCGCTGAAAGAGTGAGGTTGTcctcacatatatatatacacttcacatctcgGGAACCTAAGTAAtatgggacttcaaacaatctccaacaacacaacaacatattcaacatgTTCTTGTATACAGGGGGTACTGCAGAATATGTGCGAGTCCCCTCAAacggaaaaataaaatttaacgaGGATTTAGTTCACCCTACACGTTGTGCTTTTATTAGATTTTCTTTCAAATACAACATTCCAATGAATCAATGATTAATTTATTGGTTTGAGTCGATCGAATGGCAgattcataaaataaacaaattcaaatgTCTGAGCTTAATtcacaacaataaaaaatagagtGGAACCTGCAAAAACTTATATATagtgtataaaaaatatttaaaaaaaaaaaacttatatatttATGAAAAAGAGGGAAACCAAGAAGTGTGAGTGAATTTGGGTAGAGTTGGCTTTGATTTGAGGTATTTGATAATGAAAAAAACAAAGACGAAAATAATCACGTGGATAATACGAAATCAAGaagtatataaaatatcgatatCTTCTTCATTCAATATCATCCACGTGGTTATTTTTCTCTTTATCTTCTTCTTGTTTGATTTAGATCTACTCATGGCATCAAGaatatttgatttgaaattggtgAAAGAGGTCGATGATTAAGTTGAATTTATGAAGGTAATATGGAAAGAAATTGATGCAAATTAATGTGTGGATAGTCATCTTATATATGATGAACAATAATTTGCTTGTGACTTGATACCTAAGTAAGTGtagtgttatatatatattaaaaaaaaaaaacgtagttcaaaaagaatatatttctCATTTGATTTTTGCCATCGTTTTATCTTCCACGTGCATAATAGGTTCTAATTAATATATCCAAAGTAAGATGTATATTAAAAGATGTATATTAAAGAATTATCCTAAATAATAGCATCCCAATGTGCATTATTTTTCGGCATCAAATTGTTGAACTAAAACCTACACTTGTGCTAAACTAGAGCAATACTTATGCATATGTGTATTGCTCCAGTACTTATGTGTCAATACAATAAAATTGATGACCACTAAATTAATACTATAGAAAAAATTTAAGCTAcatacaataataaaaaatgatatgcataaaaatagaaacaaaacaaattatagataggGGATGATAGAAAAACCCAAATCCGATAGATCCATCCGAACTCAAactcaagtcaacgggcgaaacccgagtTGAATGGGTttggtttgggttcgggtgacacacgaatatatgggtgtgggtttgggtaatatcaaactcacacccgaaactcattcACCCACccgtttatatattaaattacctATTTACCCCTATGTATTTTGCtcctttttaagttttttaatgtTGTACAGGTGCATGTTGTAGTGATGATAACATTTGATGAATTgtttagttaataaaaaaaaaaaaaaactattttgaaatttacaaactatattaccaaattatgctgcattttgcattttatcaaatatagttcGGGTCGCGTTTGAGCAAATAATCAATTATGTGTTCTTGTTACGAGTTTCTTGTTAGagtaagaccatctccaatggtgagtacttattttttaagtactagtacctaataggtactaccattggagcaataCATAAATGAGTGCTTAttaggtactagttctacaataagaagtagtacttatataatttttgtgggacccatttataatgatgtaaagTTATTGGAGAAATGTGTTATTAGTGGGaccaatttagaactttttaagatgtgttgggttggagggattgagtacctattaggtactattaataaaaaattataaataagtgatgtgtaCATGTGGGAcccagttaagtactcaaagATGAGTTGCTCCATTGTGAATGCTCTAAGGTTCTTCCTATCATAGGAGGATTTAGACTCGAGATTAGCGTGCAGTTCACTGAGTTTCATTAAGAAATGGGACAGAATTGACTGATCTTCTCTGAGAAAAGATGATTGACCATTTCATCAGTTTCGTCATTCGGCCTCCAAGGTATTATGGTCTTTTCTACTTGTTGACGGTTTGACATTAATTGTTGCATTCGAAACTTGACAACTAAGTAACTAGTAATCGGCATTGTATTGTCAATGAGTAATTGAGCATTCAAACTAGTAGATTCTTTTCATTATATTGAAATTTACGTTACACCATATTGTGTTCAAATTTCAAATGAGAATTCCGCAATTATGTTTCaacttttggtttttttaagcCAATCGAGTTACAGTTTCGGTGTATCTATCTACTGTGTCACATATACAGGGTTGAGGGGTTGACTATGATCCAGATCAGTACCTATGGGAAAAGGAATTCATCCAAAGGAAGGATTTAGAGGCAAGTATGGACATGTTTTGAATGATACTACAATTACTATTGTCCATTTTCGGAAGTTACTTAATGATTATTTACAACTTTCGAcagtttgtttattttcttcccTTTTCTTAATAAAACCTTGCAGCTCAAGAATGCCAGAGGATATACTTTGCAATCATCATTGCTTGTTATAGGAATCCAAACCGCGCAGTTTGGTCAAGGCGTCATTGCTACGGAGCTGATATGACTAGGGAAAGCATACTAGATGGAAGATGGAAAACGACGCAAAAATGGTTTCTATTGAATTTGGCAGCTTTGAATTGTTTCTATTGGCATTCAATATGAAGCATTGCTGAGGATAATGTGTAGGATACAATCCTTCATTTACTGTTTAGTATAGTATATAAAACACATAGGTTCATTGAATTGAACTCAATCAGTTGTTACTGTTTAACTTCAtgtttcaaagaaaaaaaaattgcttatgtaTAATGTTACCTGTTACTTTACTCTCCAACCATGTCACTCTTTTTCTTCTATCTTGATAATGAagattataaaaattcaattttgaaatGCTAAAATGTTAGTATTGATTAATGATTATCAATAGTAATCTACAAGACAAGAAGCTACCATGCATGGCTTACATTTAGAGCATAGTGCAAGACtgcaaaatataatattttttccaaaataaaccTGTAGTAGAAGCTCCCTAATTTTTTTGCAAATGATTGAGGAAGAGCTCATTAACCTTGTTTTacatatctttatctttatatacTAAAGGATGAGTTGTTTTGCTAACCTAATTGCCTTGCCAATTTGTAACCCTAATCTCTTGCCCAATGAACCCTTTACATCTTTGTATATTGGCCAATCATATCTTGCCATCTTTAGGTTTCAATCTTCACATTCATTCTAGGTTTAGGGTTATATTCTTATATCATCTTACACATGGCTTCATCTTACACATCTTACACATGGCTTATTATAATTCTTTGCATGTCTCATGTGGACCCTCCTATAATTGCTGGTTTTGTGATTGCTGGTTTATGCAAACCATTGACACAAGTGGTTTATGGAAACAATTGTGATTTTATGATTactttcccaattttttttcatttgtgaaattgttttctctctcttccccccctctctctctctctctcgtacgCTCTCCCTCTTTCTCACGCTCTCCCTCTTTCTCATCATCCCACAGTTTCATCTCTCTCACTCCCCATCTCATCCTTCACCATAACATCCACCCCACAACCTCCACCACCATCTACGAATCAATCACTCGTCATGAGAGTGAGGGAGTGGCCGAGTGAGAGAAGATTTACCGGCGGGAGAGAAGTTCTGGCGAGGAGGAGGAGTTCCGGCCGAGAGAGTTCTTGTGGCCGTTTGTGGTGACACGGCGGTGCTTGGCAACGGCGGCGACAAAGCTTCTTGCTCCTTCTTTCCTCTGGTTCGATCTTAATTTCTATGctctgtttattttttattttttttcgatgttttcttttgttggtgAGGATGGTTGAAGATTGGAGGTGATGGTGATGTGTGGTGGTTATGGTAGATGGTGATGTATCTCCAAATTCATCTTTTAGATTTCATCTTTCTCAATTTGTCAATATTCATCTCTCTAATTGGTTCCATGGAAGGATAAAGCTCCTCCATGGAAGGATAAAGCTCCTCCATGAAATTTGATCTTTGGATGTCAATAAACTCAGGTGACTAGAAAAATCTCATCTCTCTTTCAAACTTTttcgtttttattttatttttgcaggaAGCATTCcaatgataaaattgaatttttatcaaTTGGTTTATGCTTAATCAAACCCCAGATGAATTTTGTGTTATTTTGTGCAAAACAAAGACTTGCTTAATCTTTcgtttttttagttttctttcatATACAGATTTGTCTCTGTTTTGCAGCTAGGAAAATGGTGAAAACTGGCGACCACAACCTTTTTAATGGGAAGAGGTGAATGTTTTGCTATTCTATTTCTGTTGATTTAGATTAGATTTAACAAGAAAGTAGGTTATGTTGGacctaattatttatttttgatgatTCAAGGTTATTATGTTTTTGAGTTTGATAAAATAGTTTCTCCTGCAAAATTGCACCAAATCCATTATCCAAGGTAGATTTTGgtggttttgatttttgatttttatttaggTTTTCAATTTCTGTTTTGAATTTCTTTGTAAGATTTGGTGAATCTCACCGCAGCACGTGACGTCACTCCTCTCTCCATTAACCAATGTaggagaaggaagaagaaattCTAGGGTTAGTAGTACAACAAAATCAAACCTTCATTCCTCTTACAATTTGCTTTTCCAGTTTAATCTATACATTTATTtcaaattcaactgattcttTCTCATTTTCTCCATACATCCTCTTAAATCTCCATCtccatttttaaatttgtttttcaaatttgtTCTTTTAACCATTCCTCAGTTAAAAACACTACACTAAGATTTTGGTGGTTTTGTAAGATTTGGTGAATCTCATTTATATTTTTCCTCTCAAATGTATTCTCATTTTATTCTCACCATTTGATTGCATGTTATATTTGAATAGGATTAGCACAGTTTCAGCAAGAGGAAGGGGAAGCTTTGCCAGAAAAACTCTCACACATGTCTTGATCCAGATGCTAGCAGAGTTAGTTGACCtcttctttttatcttttctttgaGACTTTCCCTATTGTGGGTTTAAGCATAGTGAGAGATAGAGAAAGACAATTGTGTGTGAAATGAGATAAATTCAgtcttttgtttgtttcttcaatGTTTTAGCAATTGGAATTTGGTGATAATGGATTCTCTTGAATATTATAGTTTCTTTGTAAGATTTAGCTTCAGaagcatataaaaatatttttttcccatcttctgattgattaaaaattggatttttttgggGACAATTTGTGACTTTGATATAGGGAAGAGGCAGTTGTGGAGTGGAGTGTTTCAGAAATTATATATGTTGTTAGATCAGAAATTGAAGTAGATCATGGCTTCTGTAATTGGTTAAATGTCTCGGCTAGCGTTTCAATTTAGTACCCAAACTTATGTCATTATTTTTCCCCTTAATTTTTAGGTGGTTGAGAAAGTTGAAATTGAGTATCTACCAAAGAAGGTAGACCTATATGAAGGCATGGATGaagaatttagaaaaatatttgagaagTTTAGTTTCACTGATGTCGCTGCTTCCGAGGTAATGAATTGTTCTTAATTGTCTTTTCTCATTGCAACttctttgttttattgttttgattaaaGGTTTTCTATTGTACTACTAGGAAACTGATAAGAAGGACGAGGTGGCAGAAAATGCAGTTACTAAAAAGAAGGCTGGTTCTGATTCTGACTCTGACGATGAAGAAAACGAGCAAGAAGAAAAAGGTATAGCAATGCGTAATATCATTATATAATCAATCAACCCAAATTCAGGGTTTAGGATAGAACTCGTGTAGTGTACTTGCAAATAGATATGAAATGTAACAATCATGATTAGCCATAAGCCTAACAATGATTATAAGACAAGCATGTAGTTGATTCATTATTACTTGATCAAGCTTATGTGAGCATTTATCAATACCTTGCTGTACAGATGTGTTGGTGTTTTTGcttattattttaagaaaattgcATCTTTTCATAATTATGTTTGTGTTTGGTGGATATGTGAAGATTATATTTAAAGACATATGTTAGTGTTCCTTGCTAATTTATTGTTCCATGTTTTTAGTTTGGATTTGAGTGCTATTGAATCCTGATTTTTCATCACTCATGGTTTCCTCTGTTTATGTCCATGCTGCTTGGCCAAACTTATGTGATGTGTTAATGTTTCTTGCATTTTTAATCTACACTGAGATAACCTCTAAATAGTGCCTGCATATATGTCTATTTTACTTTGTTCATTATTACTGGCAATAGTTCTCAAGACCAACCAAAATAATTTCATCGTCTATCTTTTATAATAGATGCACCAGTCCTTTTAGTTTTGTGTATCCTTAAGATCTTATCATCAATTAAAATAAACCATCTTTATGATCAAGATAATCTATACTTGCTATTAAATTATGCTATCCATACTAACTTCAACTTTTCATTTTGATAATTTgcatattcttttatattatatagatatgAACCATCGCTACAACAAGACACATCCTGACATTCGTCCTTTTTCCATGATGACAAGAACAGGGTATATGGAGTACAATCCCATGAAGGTAAGCaatgctgttttttttttggatgtttTTTGGGTACCAAGTATGTAGTTGTAGTAAAAAATTGTGAGGGTGTTTTATCCAAGACATTCTTAATTGACATACTTGAATGAGCTCATAGTGATTATTTCCAGCTTGAATGAgctgttttgttttgttgttcaTTTCATGGCCTTTCCATTCTCTTGCTTTTAATAGACATTTTTAATTTCCAGAACTGAATGATCTCATAGTGTGTCTTATCAGTCTGATCTATCTATTTTGCTTTGTTGATCATTTCATGGCCTTTTCATTTCCTTGCTGTTAATATTGTGATAATTGTGTTAATGGATGTCAACTTATacattatatttcaaaataagcTAGCATGCTTAAATGAACTCAGATTTACCTAACTTGGTCTATACACATCACTTCTTTGATCATTTCATACTATAAGACAAGATAGGGTGTAGTATTTTACACAAATCATTTTTAATTACCAATTTGAGTGAACTCAACCTTGCTAATGGCCTCTTCATTGACACATTGATTTCTAAATAAGTTAGCAAATATATTGTGAACATTTTAGCCAACTTTCATCCATTCTCCCCCTCTTAGTGCTGTGGTTATAATGTAGAAGTCAGCAAGTGTATCTCTATGCATCACACCCTTAAAATGACAAATATGAACAATATTAACAATTTGTCTGCAAATTGAAGCTGCATCTCTTTCACTGTATTTCCCTTTAGCAATTTAGCAATAATCCTAAAGTTGATCACCAACACAAAGTTCCATAACAACATGAAATGATTTTTTATCCTCATAAGCACCTTTAAATTCAACAATATTTGGTTTTCCACTCATATGTTGCATGATTTGAATCTCtttctttatttcttcttttttcggCTTTACTAACAAATTTTCAGTTTGGAATTGACTTGCAAGCATAGATAAGTCACACCACATTTTCCTCTCCCTAATTCTTCCCCAAGTTTGTAAATTTTCTTGCATCTTCAAATTGTTTACCTAGGATTGTGTCTGTATCTGGTCTTTTAACATCAAACTGTTCACCTAGGATTGTGTTTGCATCTGGTCTTTTTGTGTTTGGCCTTTTAATATCAAATTCTTTACCTATTTAGCATATATTTTGCTTTGTTGGACATTTAAAGGTCTCTTCATTCTCTTCCTCTTAATATTGTGGTTATTATGTAGAATCGAGGGAAACTACCAGAAATTTATGCACGTGTCATTGGTCAGTACATTGGTGATACAGTTTTCTTACAGGACATCAACGAAAATCAAATCCAAGTAGCTGTACTCAAAAAGAACAATTCAGAAATTTATTTAACTCATGGTTGGTCTCGATTGAGAGATTTCTATAACATCAATGCTGGTGCTTGGATTACTCTTTTGTTGATcagtccttttgtttttttcatcCGGGTTCGATACATTACTGGCATGGAGATCACCTATCCTCATAAAACTCCTCCATATAAGCTAATGTTGGAAAAACCTTTCCTTGAAGCAACTTCAAATGGACCTATTCCCTACTTTGTTCTCCCAAAAGTTTTTTCACAGTCTTGAGAAAACTCTCACTATTCCTGATGTCCAAACTGGGACTTTGGTATGTTTCATTTCTCATGCTACAAGATCATCAATACTTTTTATTCATCACTAAAATGTTGTTTAATTATTCAACAGACGCATTGGAGAGGTTTCTGTCAAAATGCATTACCTAATGAGGAGACTCAACTCAGATTAATTGATTGGCTTGGTAATACATGGAATCACTGTGATCTCAAGTTTGTCAATAGTCCTTATATCAGCTGTAAGATTTCAGGCCAATGGGGTGATGTTT
Coding sequences within it:
- the LOC123896267 gene encoding uncharacterized protein LOC123896267, with the protein product MAHPRHGRYKCNADASFSLDRNKVGLGMCLRDDHGRFVAARTEWIEPTVDVEIGEAIGLLHAHKWVEEMQLYDTDFEMDCKKIVDSLYSKRTYLFDLGAILNDCRNILASNLVNSDVKLIRRQANEVAHRLAGAATSLASFHNFIIIPSCACCSDDNI
- the LOC123897270 gene encoding uncharacterized protein LOC123897270; amino-acid sequence: MDEEFRKIFEKFSFTDVAASEETDKKDEVAENAVTKKKAGSDSDSDDEENEQEEKDMNHRYNKTHPDIRPFSMMTRTGYMEYNPMKNRGKLPEIYARVIGQYIGDTVFLQDINENQIQVAVLKKNNSEIYLTHGWSRLRDFYNINAGAWITLLLISPFVFFIRVRYITGMEITYPHKTPPYKLMLEKPFLEATSNGPIPYFVLPKVFSQS